Sequence from the Pseudomonas sp. 7SR1 genome:
GCCTTGCATTGCTGCATATCGACCTGGATCGCTTCAAGTTGCTCAACGACAGCCTGGGGCATGACATTGCCGACCAGTTGCTACAGAAAATGGCCCGGCGCCTGATCAACGCGTTGCCCGAGGCCGACACCATCGCCCGACTGTCCGGCGATGAGTTCGGGGTGCTGTTCGATGCCTACGGCAATCTTTCCAGCCTGGCCCGGGTGGCGACCCGCCTGTCCGCCAAGTTGCGCCTGCCGCTGACCATCGAAGGCCATGAGCTGGTGGTCAGCGCCTCCATCGGCATCAGCCTGCTACCCGATAACGCGCGTGAAGTCGCCACCCTGGTCAGCCAGGCAAACATGGCCATGCAACATGCCAAACACCTGGGAGGCAACAACTTCCAGTTTTTCACCGACAGCCTCCAAGCCAGTACGCTGGAGCGGCTGCAGCTGGAAAACCAACTGCGCAAGGCCCTGGAAGAACAGCAATTGAAGGTGTTCTACCAACCCAAGCTGTGCCTGGCGACCGGTCGTCTGAACGCCGCCGAAGCCTTGGTGCGCTGGGATCATCCGACCATGGGCCGGGTACCGCCGGGGGAGTTCATCGGCCTGGCCGAAGAGACCGGGTTGATCGGGCCGATTGGCGAGTTCGTGTTGCGCCAGGCCTGCTGGCAGGCGTGCGAATGGCAGCGCCAGGGGCTTTCGCCTATCAGGGTCTCGGTCAATCTGTCGGTGCATCAGTTGCGCCAGGGCAAGTTGGTCAGCCTCGTGCGGCAAGTGCTGGAAGAAACCGGCCTGGCTCCTCATTGCCTGGAATTGGAACTGACCGAGAGCCAGTTGCTCGACAGCGTCGAACACATCATCGCCACCTTCCAGCAACTGCGAGACCTGGGGGTCAAGCTGGCGATCGACGATTTCGGCACCGGCTATTCCTCGCTGAGCTACCTCAAGCGTATTCCGGTGGATTACGTGAAGATCGACCAGGCGTTCATCCGTGGGCTGGAAGAGGGCGGCGAGGATGCTGCGATCACCCGGGCGATCATCGCCATGGCCCATGGCCTGTCGCTCAAGGTGGTGGCCGAGGGTGTCGAGCACCAGGGCCAGCTGGCGTTCCTGAAGGCTGAACAGTGCGATGAAGTGCAGGGCTACCTCATCAGTCGTCCGCTCGAGTCCCAAGGCCTGGCCGCGTTGTTGCGCGACAAGCCGGGCGATTCATGGCTCACCTCTGCTACATGACGCGCATGCGGCATGGAATCGGGCGATCGAGTTACGTATCGGGCGGGCAAAAAGGCAATTCATGTAGTATAACTACAAGCTTGGCTACATCACTGCTGCATCCGGCATCTGCCAATAACGCCGCCAATAACAAGAGTCCAGTCCCTTGAACCTGTTGCAACACATCGCCCAGTCACGCCACCTGCTGCGCAAATCGGAACTGAAAGTCGCCGATCACGTACTGCTCGATCCTGCGGCCGTGATGCACAGCTCCATGGCTGACCTTGCCCACAGCGTCGGCATCAGCGAGCCGACCATCGTGCGGTTCTGCCGCGCCATCGGTTGCTCGGGTTTCCAGGACTTGAAGCTCAAGCTGGCGCAAAGCCTGGCGGCCGGCGCAAGCTTCGGTCAGTTTGCGATCCATGAGGACGACTCGGTTGCCGACTACAGCCTGAAGATCTTCGACACCACCTTGCATACGCTGATGGAGGTTCGCGAGAAGCTCGACCCGGTGGCCTTGCAAAAAGCCGTGACGGCCATGTCCCAGGCCCAGCGCGTCGAATTCTATGGCTTCGGCGCTTCGGGTGCCGTGGCGGCCGATGCCCAACACAAGTTTTTCCGCCTGCTGCTCACTGCGGCAGCCTATTCCGACCCGCACATGCAGGCGATGTCGGCGGTCACGTTGAAACCCACCGATGTGGCGATCTGCATTTCTCAGTCGGGGCGCTCCAAGGACCTGCTGATCACCGCCAACCTGGTGCGCGAAAGCGGCGCCTCGCTGATCACCCTGTGCCCGAGCCAGACGCCATTGGCCGAGCTCTCGACCGTGAACCTGGCCATCGACGTGCACGAAGACACTGAAATCTACACACCGCTGACCTCGCGTATCGCGCACCTGGTGGTCATCGATGTGCTGGCGATGGGGGTTGCCATGGCGCGCGGCCCGAGCCTGGTCAACCACCTCAAGAGCGTCAAGCGCAGCCTTCGCAGCCTGCGGCTGTCGCCCAAGTCGGTCAAGGCACTGGACGACTGAGCCAATCATCAAGGCAAGCGCCGTTGTGGCGAGGGGACAAGTCTCCTCGCCACAGGCTCAACCCTCCCCAAGATCCCATCGCTCGAATTCATCGTTCTGTAACCCACGCGCCGCCAAAACGTCATCCCAAGCCTTCATCTTGAAACTCCCGTATACGTCTTGGGAGTCTCGACATGACCCAGTCCTACGAAGAACGCAGCGCCGTCAAAACCCGTCGCCAGCAGGAAGACCAACGCCGCATGGCGTTCCGTCGTGCGATCGAAGACCGCTTCGAACAGCGCCAGCTCCTGGCCGAAATCAGCGAATTTCCTGACGCGACAGAATTCAACTACTGGCAGGCAACGCCGGTGGCTTCCCGTCGAAACGCTCAACCAGGCCAATGATCTGGGCGCGCTCACCGCGAACGAACGCCAGGAAGGCGTGGGCCACCGGTGACAAACGCTTCGCCCTGGCCTGCACCAGGCACCAGCTTCGGTAGAGCGGCAACTCTTCCACCGGCAGCTCGATGAGTGCGCCGGACGACAATTCCCGGCTCACGGCGTGGCGCGTCAACAACGCCACGCCCAGCCCCGCCACTACGCATTCGCGTTGGGCTTCGGCCGAGGCCACTTCCAGCGTCTGGGTGAAATGCACCCGCTTTTCCTTGAAATATTCCTCGCAGGCCAGCCGCGTTCCCGACCCGGGTTCGCGCAGCAACAGTGTGTAGGGCTCCAGGTCCTGCAGGCGCAATGCCCCCATGTGACACAGTGGGTGATCCGGCGGCGCCACGGCCACAATCGGATTATTGAGAAACGGCAGGAACTCAAGCCCCATGTCCTGGGGCACCATGGACATGATCACCAGGTCATCGCGGTTGTCCGAAAGCCGCCGGATCACTTGTCCGCGATTGACCACAGTAAGGTTCAGGTTGACCTCCGGATGCTGGCGCTTGAACGCGGCGAACAGGTGCGGCACGAAATATTTCGCGCTGGATTCCACCGCCAGTTTCAATTGCCCCTGCAGCGAGCCCTGCATGTCCGAAAGCTGCATATCGAGGTTCTCCAGGCGCCCGAAGATATCCCGGCTGGCGCGTTGGAGGGCTTCGGCGGCTTCGGTCATGTAGAGTTTTTTCCCGACATACTCGAACAACGGCTGGCCAATCAGCTCTTCAAGGGATCGAATCTGTAGGCTAACGGCTGGTTGCGTGAGAGACATTTCCTCGGCAGCACGGCTGTAGGACCTCAGGTCGCACACTTCATTGAAAATTTGCAGTTGACGCAAAGTCATACGCATCAATGACTTACGCATTTTTCACTCACCTTGGTCCGATCCCGACAACGCAACTATAAGTCTTGGCTTATGCGTGACCCAATA
This genomic interval carries:
- a CDS encoding LysR family transcriptional regulator, whose translation is MRKSLMRMTLRQLQIFNEVCDLRSYSRAAEEMSLTQPAVSLQIRSLEELIGQPLFEYVGKKLYMTEAAEALQRASRDIFGRLENLDMQLSDMQGSLQGQLKLAVESSAKYFVPHLFAAFKRQHPEVNLNLTVVNRGQVIRRLSDNRDDLVIMSMVPQDMGLEFLPFLNNPIVAVAPPDHPLCHMGALRLQDLEPYTLLLREPGSGTRLACEEYFKEKRVHFTQTLEVASAEAQRECVVAGLGVALLTRHAVSRELSSGALIELPVEELPLYRSWCLVQARAKRLSPVAHAFLAFVRGERAQIIGLVERFDGKPPALPASS
- a CDS encoding PA3496 family putative envelope integrity protein, with protein sequence MTQSYEERSAVKTRRQQEDQRRMAFRRAIEDRFEQRQLLAEISEFPDATEFNYWQATPVASRRNAQPGQ
- the hexR gene encoding transcriptional regulator HexR, encoding MNLLQHIAQSRHLLRKSELKVADHVLLDPAAVMHSSMADLAHSVGISEPTIVRFCRAIGCSGFQDLKLKLAQSLAAGASFGQFAIHEDDSVADYSLKIFDTTLHTLMEVREKLDPVALQKAVTAMSQAQRVEFYGFGASGAVAADAQHKFFRLLLTAAAYSDPHMQAMSAVTLKPTDVAICISQSGRSKDLLITANLVRESGASLITLCPSQTPLAELSTVNLAIDVHEDTEIYTPLTSRIAHLVVIDVLAMGVAMARGPSLVNHLKSVKRSLRSLRLSPKSVKALDD